From Pleurocapsa sp. PCC 7319:
CAGTAATCAGTAATCAAGAAATTTACTGCCAATGACGACCCATTTTACCTTGATGTTGCTCCATCAATTCTGCCATTTGTGTACGTTGTTCAGGAGTAAGTACTTCTCGAACTTGGAGCATAGTTTCAAAGCGATTATTACCTAATTGCTGATGTAGATCTTGAACCTGCTGATGTTGTGCTCTTAATTGCTCGGATGTAGCATCACTAGCCATAAGCGATCGCATTTCTTGATGCTGTGTTTGCATTTGTTGACGCAAAGTTTCGTTGTCGGTTTTGAATTGTTCTTGTATGGCTTCAATTTGCTGAGATTGTTCTGAGGTGAGATCCAATTGTTGGAATAATTTTTTCATTCCAGCACCTCTTCCCCATTTTCTCCCGTGCTTACCATGGTTATGAGCCAGTTGCACACTATTTGTTCTAAATTCTTGAGTACTATTGACCTCTGGATTTGGTTGAGCAGCATAAGTACCTAGAGGTAAGATGACCAAAGTTGCTGTAAGTACTGAAAAAGTTTGCCAGTTCATTGATTAAGGTCTCCTGAGAATTGTCTAAAAGCTCTAATACTCATATGTTAGAAATTTAAAGTATTAAACCACCTCGATCTAAACTCCCAAATTTTTCTGGTACTTAAGGACTAGTACTCTAACAAGTTTGAATTGAGGGGTAAATCTTTTGACTCTGGATTAACCTATAACCTATAACTTCTAATTCCGAATTCCGTTGCGCGACGCGACAGCTAGTCCTTTAGGGTAGCTTCTCGCTTAGCGAGTACTCTGAACTTTTTTAGCATCTATCATTTCAAAATTGGCAGACTACTAGTACTAGAACGATTTAATTTTGCTTCGAGAGACAATTCAGTTTGGAGAGTATCTTGAAGGAATTCGTAATCAGCAAAAAAATCGATGAACAATATAAGGCTAAAAGCTAATAAATAATAGCTCTTAGCTTTTAGATAGATACTTATCTAAATTTAGAAAATAGCTCAAAACAGATAAAATTCTTGAGCCTGTTCTACCTCTAGTCTGACCATCAATTATTCTGCCGTTGCTTCTTTTACTTCATCGGCTTCTTTAGCTTCTTTAGCTTGTTTCTCTTCTGCTCTTTTGGCTCTTTTTTTGCGACTAGCCTCGAGAACATCTTCAATCACTTTCAGCAACTCACCCATTTTTTCTAGGTTGCTACGATATAGCTCTAAATCTTTTTTCATTTTTTCGCCGGATATACCAAAGTTTTCGGCAATAGTATCTAAAACTTGGTTCCGCTTTTCCTGATCTTGAACTAGCTCATGATCGCATTCTTCTAAAAGAGTGTAAATGCCAATAGCAAAGGGACGGCTATATTTAAAATTATCATTAGTGGCGATCGCCTTAATTGGCTCAACGATATGACTACTATCGTTTTCTGCTGTGGGGTTACTCAGCCAATCTACTAGTTCATCTGTCGATTTATCTTTTGCTATAGAGAGCAAAGCTCCTGCTTGGGATTTATAAGTTTCTGGATCGCTATCTGTAGAAGTGCACAAAGCATTAAAAATTTGCTCCTTATCACTTTCTGGTTGATATCCCTGCATCAAACGCTCAAAAGAAGTAACAATTCCCAAATAATAAATAGGATCTAACTTAAAATCTGCGTTAACTGATAGTAGATGCATCTCTACTAACAATTCTTCGATCACTCGGCGATAAACAGAGTTAATGGGTCGAGGATAAGAAGCATAAAAAGCCCTTTTACTATCGGAAACAGTTTTCATAATGAGTATTAATTTGTTCTATCTAGGAATTTATTTATCCTATGAGTCTTGAGGTGTTACTATCTTTTTGAGCGATTTATCCCCACAAAACTCTTAGCATATCTTTATATTATGCAATGATTCTGCCCCAGTATCTGAGATTTATGATCTCAGACCAGGAAAGAAAGTGTGAAAATGGGTTGGTAAAGTTATTTTGATGTCAAAATCCATTTTATGCAGTCGTCAAGTATTGAACAACAGAACCAACAACAGCAACTTACTTGTCTTAACTTACCTCTAGCAGTATACCGAGAAGTCGCAGCTCATCTACGACAAGTCGAGGGAGTTAATGCGAGTTTAATTCTTCGCTCTACAAATCATAATCCAGCAGAAAAGTTCGACTATTATCAAAGCCAAGTGGCAGCTCTACAAATTAATTATGCAAAAAACATCGAGGAAAACGCCCAGCAAAAAGTTACAGCCATTTTAGATTACTATGGACAACGTTATCACCCCTGGGAAAAATATAATATCTAAAATTTTTGCCTAAATATTTTAGTAATCTGAGATCGAGTCAAACTTAATCAAGACATCATAGTGATTCTAATTTAGTATAGTCAGTCCTTCTCCTTCATTATCGGGTCGAGCTTCAAGATTATCTTGACGAGGAGCGCAATTATGAAAAATTAAACGTTCGGCAGGACCAGGATTAAGACCGAGTTGGGCAATCCAAAATCCGGTTGCTAGAGTACTGAATGGAGGAACGCTTAAACAATGGATTTTAGCAGAAGGAAGCTTTTGGTATAAGCGTTGGCTAACTTCAGAGAATGCAGGGTCGCCAATACCGTAATCAGCAATAAGATTAATAAACATTAAAATATTATTGGTTTGATTGAAGCAGTATTCTATTCAATAGTATTCCTTCTATGTTCTGGAGAAAAATAGTCT
This genomic window contains:
- a CDS encoding Spy/CpxP family protein refolding chaperone, producing MNWQTFSVLTATLVILPLGTYAAQPNPEVNSTQEFRTNSVQLAHNHGKHGRKWGRGAGMKKLFQQLDLTSEQSQQIEAIQEQFKTDNETLRQQMQTQHQEMRSLMASDATSEQLRAQHQQVQDLHQQLGNNRFETMLQVREVLTPEQRTQMAELMEQHQGKMGRHWQ
- the psb29 gene encoding photosystem II biogenesis protein Psp29, producing MKTVSDSKRAFYASYPRPINSVYRRVIEELLVEMHLLSVNADFKLDPIYYLGIVTSFERLMQGYQPESDKEQIFNALCTSTDSDPETYKSQAGALLSIAKDKSTDELVDWLSNPTAENDSSHIVEPIKAIATNDNFKYSRPFAIGIYTLLEECDHELVQDQEKRNQVLDTIAENFGISGEKMKKDLELYRSNLEKMGELLKVIEDVLEASRKKRAKRAEEKQAKEAKEADEVKEATAE